The genomic DNA CAACCCTGACCCCCATTCAAAACCGGCCTGCTTGGTCAGGCGGGGAATGATCTCAATATGCCAGTGGAAGTCGTAACCGATCGTCCCCCAATAATCCGGTTTCCCCGGCCTGGGGACCGAGTTTGGCGCCGTATGAATTACGTAATTGTAGGGTGGATCATTAAGGGTCTTTTTTAGCCGCATCATGATATCTTTTAAACAACGGGCCAACTGCATCCGCTCTTCGTCCGGCAGTTCCTGGAATCCGGATTCGTGGCGGCGGGGAAGAAGCCACAGCTCAAATGGAAAGCGGGAAGCAAAAGGAGTAAAAGCGACAAAATATTCGTTCTCATAGACCATCCGCTCACCGGTCCCCAGCTCCTGCCTGATCATGTCGCAAAAAATACAGCGTTCCTTTTCTAAAAAGTAAGAGCGGGCCTTGGCCAGCTCCAGTTTGACGTACCGCGGAGTGATCGGCGTGGCGATCAACTGCGAATGCGGATGGGAAAGCGAAGCGCCGGCCGCCGTTCCGTAATTTTTAAAGACCAAAATATAGCGGAAGCGCTTATCTTTTTCCAGGTCGACGATCCTTTGCTTGTATGCCCAAAGGATCTTATCAATGTGGGCCTCATCCATATCGGCAATGGTCAAATTATGGTTGGGTGTTTCAATAATAACTTCGTGGGCGCCGATCCCGCTCATCATGTCAAATATTCCCATCCCGGTACGGTTAACTTCCCCTTCAATCACCAACGCTGGGAATTTGTTGGGGGTGACCCGGACATCCCATCCGGGAGTGTCGGGCGCGGTGTTCGGCTTACGCCAGGCAATTATTTCTTTCGGGGTTTTTCCTTCATTCCCTTCGTCAAACGGGCAAAATTTTGATTCGC from Candidatus Margulisiibacteriota bacterium includes the following:
- the galT gene encoding galactose-1-phosphate uridylyltransferase, with the protein product MPELRKDPISDRWVVVSTERGRRPSDFGSAPMAEGAGESKFCPFDEGNEGKTPKEIIAWRKPNTAPDTPGWDVRVTPNKFPALVIEGEVNRTGMGIFDMMSGIGAHEVIIETPNHNLTIADMDEAHIDKILWAYKQRIVDLEKDKRFRYILVFKNYGTAAGASLSHPHSQLIATPITPRYVKLELAKARSYFLEKERCIFCDMIRQELGTGERMVYENEYFVAFTPFASRFPFELWLLPRRHESGFQELPDEERMQLARCLKDIMMRLKKTLNDPPYNYVIHTAPNSVPRPGKPDYWGTIGYDFHWHIEIIPRLTKQAGFEWGSGLYINPTAPEEAAKYLREVKI